In one Sporomusa sphaeroides DSM 2875 genomic region, the following are encoded:
- a CDS encoding GHMP kinase, translating into MTIKVKAPGSCGELVQGTVNGINFLITCPVDWYSEVSIIPAGKLTGVEPKTAAAVDKTLEYLTVSGDFGIQVESDLPVGKGMASSSADISAACQAVALAATGERLSYDEIADIALAIEPTDGIFYPGIIMFDHVQGKIRRHLGNPPPMKIAVFDAGGEVDTLSFNKREDLAGLNQANEEPIRAAVHLVAQGLITGDARLIGQGATMSAVANQKILYKPCLEQVLHISRDFGAVGVCVAHSGTVLGVMFCERAMAGHDACIKELGRACPEVAYLKTVRLIAGGLIITGDDGSERG; encoded by the coding sequence ATGACCATTAAAGTTAAAGCACCTGGCTCATGCGGCGAATTGGTTCAGGGAACGGTAAACGGGATCAATTTTTTGATTACTTGTCCGGTGGACTGGTATTCTGAAGTCTCAATTATTCCTGCCGGCAAATTGACAGGTGTTGAGCCTAAAACAGCGGCAGCTGTTGACAAAACACTTGAATATCTTACTGTTTCCGGCGATTTTGGCATACAAGTAGAATCGGATTTGCCGGTAGGTAAAGGAATGGCATCCAGCAGTGCCGATATCAGCGCCGCTTGTCAGGCTGTAGCCCTGGCGGCCACCGGTGAACGGCTGTCTTATGACGAAATTGCTGATATTGCTCTGGCCATTGAACCGACTGACGGCATTTTTTATCCGGGAATTATTATGTTTGATCATGTGCAGGGCAAGATTCGCCGCCACCTGGGGAATCCTCCGCCAATGAAAATTGCTGTTTTTGACGCAGGTGGTGAGGTTGATACGCTGTCCTTTAATAAGCGTGAGGATTTAGCCGGCTTAAATCAAGCCAATGAGGAGCCGATTAGAGCGGCAGTTCATTTAGTAGCACAAGGTCTCATAACCGGAGATGCCCGGCTTATCGGACAGGGAGCTACGATGAGTGCCGTTGCCAATCAAAAGATATTATATAAACCTTGTCTTGAACAAGTGCTGCATATTAGCCGGGATTTCGGTGCTGTGGGTGTTTGCGTTGCCCATAGCGGCACAGTGCTGGGGGTTATGTTCTGCGAAAGAGCTATGGCCGGTCACGATGCCTGTATTAAGGAACTGGGCCGCGCCTGTCCGGAAGTTGCTTATCTGAAAACTGTCCGCTTGATCGCCGGCGGACTTATCATAACAGGAGATGATGGCAGTGAACGCGGATAA
- the cobD gene encoding threonine-phosphate decarboxylase CobD: MNADNHVHGGNVYAWARERGGTLNGVLDYSANINPLGLPASVQTAIVQSVGQVIHYPDVEAALLKTAISSYYQVDATYITAGNGAVELLYVLAHSLRPKRVLIPVPAFCEYERAARAAGADVEYVYASPEHNFALDVKSLCDYLSRVEMVFIGNPSNPTGTLLPVSQLEQLLFAARQAKVMVVMDESFMDFIIDGGKYTCRPLLKQYDNLVILHSLTKFYAIPGLRLGFALAHPRLTARLHAAKDPWNVNSLAQAAGVAALADQEYQQKSRGIINWEKDVLYEGLKALPGLKPFMPSVNYILIDTSLSGHSAACLRQRLAASGILIRDCSNYPGLSPYYMRVAVKLAEQNKMLLEHLEQVLR, translated from the coding sequence GTGAACGCGGATAATCATGTTCATGGCGGCAATGTGTATGCCTGGGCACGGGAGCGTGGGGGAACCTTAAACGGTGTGCTGGATTATAGCGCCAATATAAATCCGCTTGGTTTGCCTGCGAGTGTTCAAACGGCTATAGTTCAGTCTGTTGGTCAGGTAATTCACTATCCTGATGTCGAAGCAGCCTTGCTCAAAACAGCAATAAGTAGCTATTATCAAGTCGACGCAACGTACATAACTGCCGGTAACGGGGCTGTTGAACTGCTGTATGTGCTTGCCCACAGCTTACGCCCCAAACGGGTGCTTATTCCGGTACCGGCCTTCTGTGAATATGAACGGGCGGCCAGGGCGGCCGGGGCCGATGTCGAATACGTGTATGCGTCGCCGGAACATAATTTTGCGCTTGATGTAAAATCACTGTGTGATTACCTGAGCCGGGTTGAAATGGTGTTTATCGGCAATCCCAGCAATCCTACCGGCACACTTTTGCCGGTAAGCCAGCTTGAACAGTTACTGTTTGCTGCCAGACAAGCTAAGGTCATGGTGGTTATGGATGAATCCTTTATGGACTTTATCATAGATGGCGGCAAATATACTTGTCGGCCGCTGCTTAAGCAATATGATAACCTGGTAATACTCCATTCACTTACTAAATTTTATGCTATTCCCGGCCTTAGATTGGGATTTGCCCTTGCTCATCCCAGGCTCACTGCCAGACTCCATGCTGCCAAAGACCCCTGGAATGTCAATTCGTTAGCACAGGCAGCCGGTGTAGCCGCTTTGGCGGATCAGGAGTATCAGCAAAAAAGCCGGGGAATAATAAACTGGGAAAAAGATGTATTGTATGAAGGTCTGAAAGCTTTGCCTGGTTTAAAACCGTTTATGCCATCTGTCAACTACATATTAATAGATACCAGCTTAAGCGGCCATTCGGCAGCCTGCCTGCGGCAGCGGTTGGCGGCAAGCGGTATCTTAATTCGTGATTGCAGTAATTATCCGGGATTATCTCCGTATTATATGCGGGTGGCTGTCAAATTGGCCGAGCAAAACAAAATGCTGCTCGAACACTTAGAGCAGGTATTGAGGTGA
- the cobC gene encoding alpha-ribazole phosphatase: MTKLIIVRHGQTLWNLERKYQGHSDIALTDTGLKQAQAVAERLAEEAVAAVYASDLSRAYKTAGYIAAKHNLTVHTVPELREIKFGDWEGLTYEEISVRWPGLLGKLWTTPDELQIPGGETFHQLKARAYTAIEKIVADHPDQTVAVVAHGGTIGTILCAVLDIHLNHVWSIRQDNTAVNIIEYYDGRPTITLLNCVSHFKK, from the coding sequence ATGACGAAATTAATTATAGTACGCCACGGTCAGACGCTGTGGAATTTGGAACGAAAGTATCAGGGACATAGCGATATTGCCTTAACCGATACCGGACTTAAACAAGCTCAAGCGGTAGCAGAGCGCTTAGCTGAAGAAGCCGTTGCGGCGGTTTATGCCAGTGACTTGTCTCGTGCCTATAAGACAGCTGGATATATTGCGGCTAAACATAATCTGACAGTACATACTGTGCCGGAACTGCGGGAAATAAAGTTTGGCGACTGGGAAGGCCTCACTTATGAAGAAATCTCGGTGCGTTGGCCGGGACTATTAGGTAAATTGTGGACAACACCTGATGAACTGCAAATACCTGGCGGTGAAACTTTTCATCAGCTCAAAGCGCGGGCATATACCGCTATTGAAAAAATTGTAGCCGACCATCCGGACCAAACAGTAGCCGTAGTGGCCCATGGCGGTACTATTGGCACAATTTTATGTGCGGTCCTCGATATACACCTAAATCATGTATGGAGTATCAGACAAGATAATACTGCTGTAAATATTATTGAATATTATGATGGCCGGCCGACAATCACTTTATTAAATTGTGTCAGCCATTTTAAAAAATAA
- a CDS encoding SGNH/GDSL hydrolase family protein — protein sequence MSTVNTIKIVAIGDSITYGFPYLPEQSWFFLASKEFAIEHVNSGINGDTTTGMLSRFDRDALGHKPSHVIIMGGTNDAYEGVEVSQVIDNIRVMVKLAVENGITPIIGLPIPCNDWYAETLLGEYREVIQQYAVNNSTVYIDFYSAMIDESNTEIKSGLHCDGVHPSEAGYKVMAGVAIEILRKMF from the coding sequence GTGAGTACTGTTAATACAATAAAAATAGTCGCCATAGGCGATTCAATTACATACGGCTTTCCCTATTTGCCAGAGCAATCGTGGTTTTTCTTAGCTTCTAAAGAATTTGCTATTGAGCATGTCAATAGTGGTATCAACGGGGATACAACAACCGGTATGCTGAGCCGCTTTGACCGTGATGCACTTGGGCATAAGCCTTCGCATGTTATCATTATGGGCGGGACTAATGATGCTTACGAGGGTGTTGAGGTTAGCCAGGTCATTGATAACATTCGAGTTATGGTAAAGCTGGCAGTGGAAAACGGTATTACTCCAATTATTGGTCTGCCGATACCGTGTAATGACTGGTATGCCGAAACTTTGCTGGGTGAATACCGGGAAGTTATTCAACAATATGCTGTCAATAATAGTACTGTCTATATTGACTTTTATTCAGCTATGATTGACGAAAGCAATACTGAAATAAAGTCAGGGCTGCACTGTGACGGCGTACATCCCAGTGAGGCCGGTTACAAGGTTATGGCTGGCGTTGCTATTGAGATACTTCGAAAAATGTTCTAA
- a CDS encoding peptidylprolyl isomerase: MKKAIIEMDKGNVIIELFEKDAPQTVANFEKLIKEGFYDGLTFHRVIKGFVAQGGCPSGNGTGGPGYTIPCETKGNPNKHERGSLSMAHRGPNTGGSQFFIVYEPQPHLDGVHTVFGKVIEGMETVDQIAQGDTMNKVTVTEE; the protein is encoded by the coding sequence TTGAAAAAAGCAATTATTGAGATGGATAAAGGCAATGTAATTATCGAGTTATTTGAGAAAGATGCGCCCCAGACAGTAGCCAATTTCGAGAAGTTAATCAAAGAAGGATTTTATGATGGATTAACCTTTCACCGGGTAATTAAAGGTTTCGTTGCCCAGGGCGGTTGCCCCAGCGGCAATGGTACCGGCGGTCCTGGCTATACCATTCCCTGTGAAACTAAAGGCAATCCTAACAAACATGAGCGCGGCTCATTGTCAATGGCACATCGCGGCCCCAATACCGGTGGCAGTCAGTTCTTTATTGTGTACGAGCCCCAGCCTCACTTGGATGGTGTTCATACAGTATTTGGCAAGGTTATTGAAGGCATGGAAACCGTTGACCAAATTGCCCAAGGTGACACAATGAATAAAGTAACTGTTACTGAGGAATGA
- a CDS encoding CoA-binding protein — MSHVDAMLQMKTWAVVGATNNKDKFGYKIFKALKEAGYQVYPVNPGVSEILGDTCYPALKDLPVVPEVVNVVVPPKIGEQIMNHCAELGIKNVWLQPGANAASVVTAAANIGLNVVDQNCVLVELCNHK, encoded by the coding sequence ATGAGCCATGTTGATGCAATGCTCCAAATGAAAACATGGGCTGTTGTAGGAGCTACTAACAACAAGGATAAGTTTGGTTATAAGATTTTTAAAGCATTAAAAGAAGCGGGATATCAGGTGTACCCGGTAAACCCCGGTGTAAGTGAGATACTTGGTGATACCTGTTATCCGGCGCTTAAGGACCTGCCGGTTGTGCCTGAGGTGGTAAATGTTGTTGTGCCACCTAAAATTGGCGAACAAATTATGAACCATTGTGCTGAGCTGGGTATAAAAAATGTTTGGCTGCAGCCAGGTGCCAATGCTGCCAGCGTAGTGACGGCAGCCGCAAATATTGGTCTTAATGTGGTTGATCAGAATTGTGTACTGGTTGAACTTTGCAACCACAAGTAG
- the trxA gene encoding thioredoxin, with product MANVVNANENNFQEEVLDTAKPVLVDFWAPWCGYCTRLAPLLDELAEEMQDQIKVAKVNVDENRSLAQKYGVMSLPTMIVFKDGDQLEKITGYMPKPNIVAKLEKII from the coding sequence ATGGCAAATGTAGTCAATGCGAATGAAAATAATTTCCAAGAGGAAGTTCTTGACACTGCTAAGCCGGTACTTGTAGATTTTTGGGCACCGTGGTGCGGCTACTGCACCAGATTAGCACCGCTCCTGGATGAACTGGCAGAAGAAATGCAAGATCAAATTAAGGTTGCTAAAGTTAATGTTGATGAAAACCGTTCACTGGCGCAAAAATATGGTGTCATGAGTTTGCCGACCATGATTGTTTTTAAAGACGGCGATCAATTGGAAAAAATAACAGGTTATATGCCTAAACCCAATATTGTTGCCAAACTGGAAAAAATAATATAA
- the feoB gene encoding ferrous iron transport protein B has translation MRNTPAKVVLVGSPNVGKSAIFNYLTGNYVAVSNYPGTTVDISTGHFNYGRRRFEVIDTPGMYSLIPLTDEEKVTRLLLGNLVPDIVIHVIDAKNIRRMLPLTLQLIDAGLPVILNLNIMDEARDLGMLIDRLLLEKILGIPVITTSAVERTGLETLKQGVGNYQRTKPKVFSLNEEFEQAIASISSRLTRQYGFSKRITALLLLQGDTMMSDIARSEAAWPEIADTIKQLSGQKKGSLEASAAALRQEVTDKIISKVVKQASFERRPTERLAGWLGKITRQPVSGIPILCLVLYFGLYQFVGKFGAGYLVDYLNNSVFIPLINPIAEQLVGSSIPWEWAQGLLVGEYGIFTMGFRYALAIILPIVGTFFLMFAVLEDTGYLPRLAMLVDAVFRYFGLNGRAVIPLTLGLGCGTMAVMVTRTLESKRERLLATFLLSLAIPCSAQLGVVLALLSHNTAAVTIWSVYMLIVFIAVGWLSAKIVPGSRSAFYMELPPLRLPLVSNVIKKAYSRMVWYLMEILPVFIVTSMVLWAGHHSGVLHTVITWVEPVMVFVGLPPATAQAFLLGFFRRDYGAAGLYDLAAQGKLTDSQLVIAAIAITLFVPCVAQFAVMVKERGLFGAIAMVLLIIIIAFGSAAVVHHILNLLPIPI, from the coding sequence ATGCGAAATACACCGGCAAAAGTTGTACTGGTAGGTTCGCCTAATGTTGGTAAAAGTGCAATATTCAACTATTTGACGGGAAATTATGTTGCCGTATCTAATTATCCGGGTACTACGGTTGATATTTCAACAGGTCATTTTAACTACGGCAGACGGCGCTTTGAAGTCATTGATACGCCGGGGATGTATTCGCTAATTCCGCTGACTGATGAGGAGAAGGTTACCAGACTGTTGTTGGGCAATTTGGTGCCAGATATTGTGATTCATGTTATTGATGCAAAAAACATCCGGCGGATGCTGCCGCTGACCCTTCAGCTTATTGATGCCGGCTTGCCTGTAATCCTTAACTTGAATATTATGGATGAAGCCCGGGATTTGGGGATGTTAATTGACAGGCTGCTATTGGAAAAAATACTCGGAATCCCGGTTATCACTACATCGGCTGTGGAAAGGACAGGGCTGGAAACACTGAAACAAGGAGTTGGCAATTATCAGCGGACTAAGCCGAAGGTTTTTAGCCTGAACGAAGAGTTTGAACAGGCAATTGCCAGTATTAGCAGCAGATTAACCCGGCAATATGGTTTTAGTAAGCGGATAACTGCGCTCTTGTTACTGCAGGGTGATACTATGATGTCAGATATTGCCCGGTCGGAGGCAGCCTGGCCGGAAATCGCCGATACCATCAAGCAGCTGTCAGGACAAAAAAAAGGCAGCCTTGAGGCTAGCGCGGCGGCATTGCGGCAGGAGGTTACCGATAAGATTATCAGTAAGGTGGTTAAGCAGGCGAGTTTTGAACGCCGGCCGACAGAAAGGCTGGCAGGCTGGCTGGGCAAAATAACCAGACAACCGGTAAGCGGGATTCCTATCCTTTGCCTGGTACTTTACTTTGGCTTATATCAATTTGTTGGGAAGTTTGGTGCCGGTTATCTTGTCGATTATCTTAACAATAGCGTATTTATACCGCTGATTAATCCGATAGCCGAGCAGCTTGTTGGCAGCAGTATTCCGTGGGAGTGGGCACAAGGGCTGCTGGTAGGGGAATACGGCATTTTTACCATGGGATTTCGCTATGCATTAGCAATTATTTTACCAATTGTCGGGACATTTTTTTTGATGTTTGCGGTATTGGAAGATACCGGCTATTTGCCAAGACTGGCCATGCTGGTGGATGCCGTCTTCCGGTATTTTGGCTTAAATGGCAGGGCTGTCATCCCGCTGACTTTGGGATTAGGCTGTGGCACGATGGCGGTAATGGTTACCCGTACTCTTGAAAGTAAACGCGAACGGCTGCTGGCTACCTTCCTGCTGTCGCTGGCCATACCCTGTTCGGCTCAACTAGGGGTAGTACTGGCACTGTTATCGCATAATACTGCTGCCGTTACGATCTGGAGTGTATATATGCTGATTGTTTTTATTGCTGTCGGCTGGTTGAGTGCCAAAATTGTGCCGGGAAGTCGCAGTGCTTTTTATATGGAGCTGCCACCGCTGAGGCTGCCGCTGGTCAGTAATGTTATAAAAAAGGCCTATAGCAGAATGGTATGGTATTTAATGGAGATATTGCCGGTATTTATTGTAACAAGCATGGTGCTGTGGGCTGGTCATCACAGCGGGGTTTTACATACAGTAATTACCTGGGTTGAGCCTGTGATGGTATTTGTCGGCCTGCCGCCGGCAACAGCTCAGGCATTCTTATTGGGATTTTTTCGTCGTGACTATGGTGCCGCCGGGTTGTATGACCTGGCGGCTCAGGGCAAACTGACTGATTCTCAATTGGTAATTGCCGCCATAGCGATAACCCTATTTGTCCCCTGTGTCGCTCAATTTGCCGTTATGGTTAAGGAACGCGGCCTATTCGGGGCTATAGCTATGGTGTTGCTGATCATTATAATTGCCTTTGGTTCGGCTGCGGTGGTGCATCATATTCTTAACCTGTTGCCTATTCCGATATAG
- a CDS encoding FeoA family protein: protein MTEQSVTALKAGEKARIVAITGQDVRTLRKLTVFGLLPGVEIEMVQTSPVYVLRIGNTELALDYEAAVGLAVVSCRQDKKEK from the coding sequence ATGACAGAACAGTCTGTAACAGCACTCAAAGCCGGTGAAAAAGCCAGGATTGTGGCAATAACCGGGCAAGATGTCAGGACTTTGCGCAAACTTACCGTGTTTGGTTTGTTGCCCGGGGTAGAGATTGAGATGGTACAGACATCACCGGTCTATGTTCTCAGGATTGGTAATACTGAACTGGCGCTGGATTATGAAGCGGCCGTTGGTCTTGCTGTTGTCAGCTGCCGGCAGGATAAAAAGGAGAAATAA
- a CDS encoding DUF1858 domain-containing protein: protein MTITKDMSIVDVVQQYPQTVQVFRNYGMGCLGCAAARFENIEQGAAAHGIDVTALIDDLNKAVNA, encoded by the coding sequence ATGACTATCACTAAAGACATGAGCATCGTTGATGTTGTTCAACAATATCCGCAGACTGTTCAGGTATTCCGCAACTATGGCATGGGTTGTCTGGGTTGCGCTGCTGCCCGCTTCGAGAATATCGAACAGGGCGCTGCTGCCCACGGCATTGACGTAACTGCACTGATTGACGATTTAAACAAAGCTGTAAATGCATAA
- the lgt gene encoding prolipoprotein diacylglyceryl transferase, with product MGKIAFSIGTIHFSWFGLILATAILAACAISWYQVRLRRENVDTLLDLTLYSIPIGIFSARLYYVVVNWQLYAGNPREILQLWHGGLAIHGALIGIALTIWLYSLINRISFWRWADIVVPGLAFAQAIGQWGNFINQDAFGYPTDAAWGIYIDYIYRPSGYEQFDFFHPTFLYESGWGLAIFILLITVSRLTIRKPSTLASGSLFLLYLILYSLGRLVIEEFRLDSEMLGEWRLAQLVSAIILIWSGTLLAWRNKKRRKNGEVV from the coding sequence ATGGGAAAAATCGCTTTTTCAATAGGCACCATTCATTTTAGCTGGTTTGGGCTTATTTTAGCCACCGCCATTCTGGCAGCATGTGCCATAAGCTGGTATCAGGTTCGCTTACGCCGTGAAAATGTGGATACTTTACTGGACTTAACCCTGTATAGCATACCTATAGGAATATTTTCCGCCAGATTGTATTATGTTGTTGTAAACTGGCAGTTATACGCCGGCAATCCCCGGGAAATTTTGCAGCTATGGCATGGCGGCTTAGCCATCCACGGTGCGTTAATTGGTATTGCTTTAACGATTTGGCTATATTCGCTAATCAATAGAATTTCTTTTTGGCGCTGGGCCGATATCGTTGTACCAGGGCTCGCTTTTGCCCAGGCTATTGGCCAATGGGGGAATTTTATCAACCAGGATGCCTTCGGTTATCCGACAGACGCAGCCTGGGGTATCTATATTGATTACATATACCGTCCATCAGGGTATGAGCAGTTCGATTTCTTTCATCCTACTTTTTTATATGAATCCGGTTGGGGCTTAGCTATATTTATCTTACTTATTACAGTAAGCCGGCTAACAATTAGAAAACCGAGCACACTGGCATCTGGCAGCCTGTTTTTGCTGTATTTGATTTTATACTCGCTGGGCCGCTTGGTTATTGAGGAGTTCCGGCTTGACAGTGAAATGCTGGGAGAGTGGCGTTTGGCCCAGCTAGTCAGTGCCATTATCCTAATATGGAGCGGAACCTTGCTGGCTTGGCGTAATAAAAAGAGACGGAAAAATGGTGAAGTGGTTTAG
- a CDS encoding polysaccharide deacetylase family protein: MVRFSRRQGCFIIMGLIFLLLLASSTISTTAVVAGHNRNRDIGAALDDVPILNYHKIDTLHHALSISPQDFEEQMDYLSRNGFTTITPDELMAYLNHGKALPEKPVLITFDDGYLDNYTNAYPIMKKYGFTATIFLITNLVGHDERYLTWEQVREMQRDGFVFGSHTVSHKALTALSREQALEELLSSRQEIERQLGSKVRYFAYPTGAYNSQVEEMVKQAGYKAAFTIRFGQAGAESNPYALERIPIFRGQQTFRSFFVRLNAAPVLERFGLIRN, from the coding sequence GTGGTTCGTTTTAGCCGGCGTCAGGGATGTTTTATTATTATGGGACTTATTTTTTTATTACTGTTGGCATCATCCACAATTAGTACCACGGCTGTGGTAGCCGGACACAATCGTAATCGCGACATAGGTGCGGCGCTTGATGATGTTCCCATCTTGAATTATCATAAAATTGATACGCTGCACCATGCGCTGTCTATTTCGCCCCAGGATTTTGAGGAGCAAATGGACTATCTGTCCCGTAACGGTTTTACCACCATTACGCCGGACGAATTGATGGCTTATCTCAACCATGGCAAGGCATTGCCGGAAAAGCCGGTTCTAATTACCTTTGATGATGGTTATCTGGATAACTATACCAACGCATATCCGATTATGAAAAAATACGGTTTTACGGCAACAATCTTTCTGATTACCAATTTGGTGGGACATGATGAACGCTATCTGACCTGGGAGCAAGTGCGGGAGATGCAGCGCGACGGCTTTGTTTTTGGCTCCCATACCGTATCACATAAGGCGCTTACTGCGCTTTCCCGTGAGCAGGCTCTGGAAGAACTGCTAAGTTCGCGCCAGGAAATTGAGCGGCAATTAGGCAGCAAGGTCAGATATTTTGCCTATCCTACCGGCGCATATAATTCGCAGGTGGAGGAAATGGTGAAACAAGCAGGCTATAAGGCGGCTTTTACTATCCGTTTTGGTCAGGCAGGCGCTGAAAGCAATCCGTATGCGTTGGAGCGCATACCTATCTTTAGAGGACAGCAGACTTTCCGCAGCTTTTTTGTCAGGCTTAATGCCGCGCCGGTATTGGAACGGTTTGGGTTGATACGGAACTAA
- the mraZ gene encoding division/cell wall cluster transcriptional repressor MraZ, which yields MFMGEYLHTIDNKGRLIFPARFREELGETCIATKGLDNCLFVYTRDEWAILEEKLKKLPLAKPEARAFVRFFFSGAAELECDKQGRVLLPANLREHAQLDKDVVVIGVSTRIEIWDKAAWDEYNRQINPTVTAIAENLADLGI from the coding sequence GTGTTTATGGGTGAATACCTGCATACCATTGACAATAAAGGACGGCTGATTTTTCCCGCAAGATTCCGTGAGGAGTTGGGAGAAACCTGTATTGCCACTAAAGGATTAGATAATTGCTTGTTTGTATATACCCGGGATGAGTGGGCTATCCTAGAAGAAAAATTAAAAAAGCTGCCATTGGCTAAGCCGGAGGCCAGAGCTTTTGTGAGATTTTTCTTTTCCGGAGCGGCTGAACTGGAATGCGATAAGCAGGGCAGAGTGCTATTGCCGGCCAATTTACGGGAGCATGCTCAATTGGACAAGGATGTGGTTGTCATTGGCGTATCGACCCGGATTGAGATTTGGGATAAAGCGGCCTGGGATGAATATAACCGGCAGATTAATCCTACGGTTACTGCTATTGCGGAGAATTTAGCTGATTTAGGCATTTAA
- the rsmH gene encoding 16S rRNA (cytosine(1402)-N(4))-methyltransferase RsmH, translating to MRDFEHTSVLLKESVDGIFSNPRGIYVDCTLGGGGHSACLAAQLAPNGWLIGIDQDPSAVEAGKQRLSGAACRISIVQDNFRNLGSVLEHLETGLVDGILFDLGVSSHQLDVAERGFSYMQDAPLDMRMNPNADFSAYEVVNNYSEQNLAAIIADYGEERWAKRIAQFIVENRAKSSIETTGQLVEVIKKAIPAGARQGGPHPAKRTFQAIRIEVNNELGILRDTFITAVDRLKPGGRIGIITFHSLEDRIAKQTLQELAKNCVCPPKMPICICNTKAKVKVKGKPILPSSTELEYNPRARSAKLRLAEKLA from the coding sequence GTGCGAGACTTTGAACATACCAGCGTATTATTAAAAGAAAGTGTTGACGGTATTTTTTCTAATCCCCGGGGAATTTATGTAGACTGTACACTTGGGGGCGGGGGGCATTCGGCCTGTTTGGCTGCACAGTTAGCACCAAACGGCTGGTTAATCGGCATCGACCAGGACCCGTCAGCCGTGGAAGCCGGCAAGCAGCGTTTATCAGGGGCTGCCTGCCGGATAAGTATTGTTCAGGATAATTTCCGCAACTTAGGTTCGGTGTTAGAGCATTTAGAGACCGGTTTGGTGGATGGCATTTTGTTTGATTTGGGAGTCTCATCACATCAACTGGATGTTGCTGAACGGGGCTTTTCCTACATGCAGGATGCGCCGCTTGATATGCGGATGAATCCTAATGCCGATTTTTCCGCTTATGAGGTTGTCAATAACTACAGTGAACAGAATCTGGCAGCTATTATTGCCGATTATGGGGAAGAACGCTGGGCGAAGCGAATTGCTCAATTTATTGTTGAAAATAGAGCCAAAAGCAGTATTGAAACAACCGGGCAGCTGGTGGAGGTTATCAAGAAGGCTATTCCTGCCGGAGCACGCCAGGGCGGCCCGCATCCTGCCAAAAGAACCTTTCAGGCTATTAGAATCGAAGTGAACAACGAACTGGGAATTTTGCGGGATACTTTTATCACCGCAGTCGACAGACTGAAGCCGGGAGGACGTATCGGGATCATCACCTTCCACTCGCTGGAAGACCGGATTGCCAAACAGACGCTCCAGGAATTGGCTAAAAACTGTGTCTGTCCGCCCAAAATGCCGATTTGTATTTGCAATACGAAAGCAAAGGTTAAGGTGAAGGGGAAACCTATCCTGCCATCGTCCACCGAGCTTGAATATAACCCTCGGGCCCGGAGTGCCAAGCTGCGGTTAGCCGAAAAGTTAGCATGA
- the ftsL gene encoding cell division protein FtsL has product MLVQKKQELYVYEQEAASPAPKIVQKADKQLRVKCLILVSMAILIAVVTTMQSAAIVQAGYDLVKVKSQVAKLEKENELLRLDIAKLKSPQRIEAIAMNELGMVIPKNAYFAAAATPSADQSLTVPVQPESIAEQMLSAIKVHKAEASKGR; this is encoded by the coding sequence ATGTTAGTACAGAAAAAACAAGAACTGTATGTTTATGAACAAGAAGCCGCTTCACCTGCGCCGAAGATTGTGCAAAAAGCTGACAAACAATTGCGTGTTAAGTGTCTGATATTAGTTTCCATGGCGATACTAATTGCTGTGGTTACCACTATGCAAAGTGCTGCCATTGTTCAAGCAGGCTATGATTTAGTGAAAGTTAAAAGCCAGGTAGCAAAGCTGGAAAAAGAAAATGAGCTCTTGCGTCTGGATATTGCAAAATTGAAATCACCGCAGCGTATTGAAGCCATTGCGATGAACGAGTTAGGCATGGTTATTCCTAAGAATGCCTATTTCGCAGCGGCAGCCACACCTTCAGCCGATCAGTCCTTAACAGTGCCTGTCCAGCCGGAGAGTATTGCTGAGCAGATGCTGAGCGCAATCAAAGTACACAAAGCGGAGGCGAGTAAAGGGCGGTAA